The Panicum virgatum strain AP13 chromosome 3N, P.virgatum_v5, whole genome shotgun sequence genome includes the window TTAATTGCTTTAGAATTCGGCCACTCTGTTGTCAAAACCTAAGACTGAGCTTTCCCATTTTTCACCAGAAATAATCTTATATCTCTGTGATGCTTTGGGAAAAGTTTGTTTTTATTATTATCCATGACCGATTTGTGGTTTTGTGCTTTTGTAGTTcatattttccttttgttgtCAAACCTTTCAATATTGCACAATGTACTAGCTAGCAGCAACTATGGTGTATATTATAAACCATTGATGGACTGGTATGCATTTCAGGTAGCTGATATAACACATGCTTTACAACAACCAGCTGGAAGAAAGGTATCTTCACGACCTTACCATTTGCGGTGCTCCCCTGTTGGTTTACACAACCTTGGTTCAGGCAACCTATCTGATGTGCATGCAAGTCATCTTGTAGCTTTTAGAGTACAATGTTATTCCAGCCTTGACCATCTCTATATCCAATAAACATAATCATATGAGCCTGTAGTTTTATATGAAATCCTGGCATTTGGATCTTCTTATAGTTTCACTATTCTATTAAATTGGGGAATGTTGTGTTCTATTTTGTAAGCTTGATGGTGGAGGTGTGGCAAGCGGGGGCTTCCGAGAACTAATACCGTGCATCGCAAGGACTTCTGTTGCTGTTGGTGTTGATGGTATTTTCATGGAGGTAATAAAACAGAAATTAATATATAGAAATGGAGCAAACTATATTGTTACTTTGAACACAATCTGCTGttatgctcaacaataaatgaAATTATCTAAATTAAATCTATTTTATTGCATAATCCCACAGGTACATGATGATCCCTTGAATGCGCCATGTGATGGCCCAACCCAATGGGTATAATCCAGTTTGTCATGCAATTTTTTTCAATTTACATACCAGCACTCAAAATGTTTATCATATAACAGCATGTTattgttttcttctccttttcttagCCATTGCGCAATTTGGAGGAGCTATTGGAGGAATTGTTAGCAATCGCTGTAAGTTTAACATCCTTCAGTATATTCAAACCAAATCTCTCAGTAATCTTACCTTTTGTTTTTCCTCCTCTCTTGGTGTGAAGCGAGTTACCAAGGGAAAGAAGCCGTTCAAGATTGATCTCACACCGTTCCAGGAATGATCTGGTTTGGTAGATTGAGAGCACAATGACACTGTCCACTGGTTTCAACAGGGCATATTTCTCATTGCTGTACTTGTTATTGTTTTGGGCATAGCTGCCGTAGACGACTGTTATATCTGAACTACTGAATTGAATCCTGTGGTTGCtttgtgtaacgaacatggcaccatttatgtcatttcgagtgattttggtgatcgaatgacaacgcaacacttggactaatatgattgttaagatgatcattctcaggcttttaggttcaagtgatgataaagagaaagagaagataggcgtaacaaggcccgaagggccgcccctacgggggttccgctacccggttagcggacgggggtcgagggggagccacccctcgcgggtctcagggcagcgccctgaaagctcttcgatcagtagcaccggaagaaccgacgccatgggcatcagagcatccgatggtagtcggaagaaccgacgccatggtactttGGTACAGAAGGaagtcgaagccaagtcagcctataggcaccggttgaaccgacgggtcaaagaggggcatcggtgcattgggcgtcctatgttccagagacggtgtcaagtgcccaggagaagtttcttcagcaccggttcaaccgacggagcATCGGAGTAtaccatcggtgcaatgacgtcagtgCCCAGGAAAAGATCCTTAAgcatcggatgaaccggtgatgcatcggtacaaagcatcggttcaacggGTGGTCACTttgtcagctgtcagaagttcaacggctacttcggattgtgagtgaccggatgaaccgacgctacccctgtcagaggcatcggttcaaccggtggtatgcagattttcagctaaccgttggagcaacggctacaagacttggtggtctatatatatgcctcaccccggccatttgaagtttgctggagttactggacatcccacacacacccaagaacatctccaagccatacaaaagcatcaagatcatattcttagcccttagcacactttgagagtgttgtgtaaaggattagctcttagtgagtgagtttgcaaggcttagagcctttgtgctgtggttcattagtgaaccaaaacaagagcttggtgcgccggcaccttggagcttgaagctcgccggcaacgtcatcgaccctccgacttggtgtggagcggcgacgacatctttgtgcgggggacgtggagacccccatcctttgtggagaagctccttagtggaacccggggccaaggtgaccgtgattgtgttcacggaagagacttggtggccgagtagcaatactcttagtgagtgctacaacaacgtggatgtaggtgtgcctttgtggctaaccgaatcaTGGGATAAACAcacgcgtcaagagtttgctatctcctatcccgctctttaagcttccgcatttcatactagcaatttgtgtgcctttactttcatagaatagtttcttgttaagaaaggctataggttgctaaactcttttgggataggggtttcacactagaacaacctagttgcacatctagatagcatgttttagtttaagttttgtgcaaactagttagagccataggtctaagtttttattagagcctaattcaccccctccccctcttaggctagagcacccgatcactttcactttGTGCTGTTTCATTGGTTATACCATGTTATTGGACAAACAATATCACGCAAAATAAATGTGATTGCCTGCTGATTACCAGCTTTCTGCTTCGGTTAACCCAGATGACATATTgactctctctctgtctctctctctctctgagggTGCATAAAACACAATGGATAAGTTTAAGGTAGGTAATGGCAGGAAAATTGCACAACGAACTACCAGCTTTCCTTTTCCCAGCAAGCTTACACTGATGAGCAGTTTTGGAGTTCAGCACTTCAGATGCATGTACCAAAGTAGGCATTAAAAATCACATTTTCTAATGCACTAGCCGTCTCTACTCCACACCTAAGTTACTGCTTTAACCGTCTACTCCTTTTCCTCGTGGGTACTTGACCTTTCTCAGATACGTAGAGGCTTTTCTCCTTGAAAGCCTTGACCATGTTGTACACCTGATGTGATGCTCACATTAATTTTGATTGGATCTAGTGCGATTTCATATTGTAAAAACTTTAGTTACAATTACCTTGCGAATACCAGACGTTAATCCCATGGACTCCATTGAGGACTCGTTGATGAATTTCAACTTTGTACTATCATCTTCCTTTTGGCATTGTCGATCCACACCATCTAGAATGTAGTTAGTTAGCAAGCAAGACCAGAAAGTAAGACAAGGCGAATATGGGAGAAAATATTTGTCCATACTCTACCTTTGAGATTAATAATCATCAGCTCCACATACATTGTCAGGCGAATATGGGAGAAAATATGGACATGCTCACCAACATCCTCACGAAGGATCACATCAGATTTCTGTCTCACGTTGATGCTAAGCAACTTATTCAAATACTTGTCCATCGCTTTCCTCCTGTTCAGCAAATCAGTCTTCGCTTCGTCCACAAGGAGCAGTGGGAACTCCCAGAGCCCTGCAAGCAGGCCCTCCTCCGGTCTCTTGATCAGCAAAAAGAGATTGTCATTGCCCTTTGCATCTGTCACCTCTTCCTCCAAGCCTTGTGCGATCTGAACGACACAAACAGCAGCAAAGTCACTCCGAGGTTTGGCCTTTGGAACCACTCGTGGGAAGTCTGTAACTTGGACTGATGGATTTTCCAGTGAAAGTGCAAGCGCTTGGCAGTGACTTGAGACTGGGCACCCAGAGCAACCAGGCTTTGACTTGCTGCATAATGTTGCTCCTAATTCCATCATTGCTTGGTTAAAGTCTCCTGGTCTTGAAGGATCAACCAGCTGACCTGCAAGTTCCCTATGATGAAAAGAATGTAAGTTCTGAGATCAGTGTAAAGCTTCCCAATTCAAAAATGGATTCTCAGCAACAATATAATTACGGGAGAAATATGGATCGTTGTATAATTATCTGTCCAACTATGGGTAAAGCTTGCACTAAGTCTAGGAGTGGATTGGAAAATGCAAGTCAAAACTGTAAGTTGATCAAATATATACATTTTCATTTCAACTATACAGCACAATGCAATGTATTACTAAGGCTCATTGTTCAGTGCAAAAAAGAGAAAGCATGCCAAACTACAATAAATGGCAATACCTAActggaaaaatttcagcatTGCAATAAGCATTCTACCATTGacaaaaaaacaaacaagatgaactcAAGTTCTTTAAGTTGTCAACAAGGAGAGGACAGTCATGCTAACCAGAATCTCTTCACTGTTGAGGATTCTTTTGGGTTGTCGGTAATGGCATAAAGCCTGCTGATCACTCGTACCACATTTCCATCCACAACAGGGACAACCTGTAACAACAGAAAATGCCACAAATCATTCGAAAAAGGAATTGAGAATGCACACGCACACACTCATTTCACAAGTTGCTGAACTGTGAACAACCTCATTGAAGGCTATGGAAGCGATGGCTCCAGCCGTGTAATCCCCGATTCCACGAACGTCACGAAGGGCTGACGCCGTGCGAGGAAACTCCCCCTTTTCGACAATCTGTTTTGCTCCCTGTTTCCCCAACATAAAGAACAACCGCCACAAACCACAGACATAAGTCCTTCATCCTTGATTCATAGTACTAAAGACCACAAGACTGCTAAAATAGGGTAACCCTACAGGCTGAAAAAACTaccgaaaaaaaaaacagaagggACATGCAAGACTAAATTCCTGACAAACTGCCCAAAATGTCAGATCACCAGATGGACAAACATATCGATATATCACAATTAGTTGTCATGCAAAGCAAATCACGACCTTCCTTTCATTCATTTCAAGGAAAATGGAACTCTGAACTAATCTTCCAGACACTGTGAGGCAAAACATCGAACAGGGAACGGGCACAGCAGCTGCCAAGAAAGCGTCAACCTTCCGATAGGCACGCCCCTGTTCCTTCCCCATCCATCCATTACGAGCACAACTCACCTCCAGCAGAAATCGAGCCCTCCGGTAGTAGCCGAGCCCCGCCCACATCTCGTTCACCTCCTGCGGCAAGCATCAAACCACAGCCACGAATCAAGAACTCGATTACCATCTACCCCCCACAACATTTTGGGGTCAAAGATCGAATCTTCCCCACAAATCTACAGCCTTTTTTCCCTCCCTTGCCAAATGTATCAAGAATTGCTCACCTcctgcgtggcggcggcgaggctccgCACGGTGGGCCACCGCGCCATCCACCGCTCGTAGTAGCCGACCACGACGGGCACCCGCGTCTGCTGCAGCATCACCTCCGATACCCACACCGCGTACGCCCTCTCCTCTTCGCCTCCGCTAGCGCGTCGCCATGGAAGCTCGCGTCGATGCGCGTCGTACCACCGGAGCAGCTGCGCGCGCAGCACCGCCGAGGCCCCGGGCACTGCGGGAGCCATGTCCTCGATGTCGCCAGCGGATGAGGaggccaccggcgccgccttggCGCGGCGCGGTTGAGACCTTCGGGtgggaggccggccgcggcggctgtCTGCCGCCTTGGGGTTCTTGGCCAttgaattttgaaattttaggGCTTTGCCGCCACTGTGGCCCGTGGCCGTGGAGAGGGGACGACAGACCAAGCAGACAAGCGACGAAGTAGAGTTGTAACCGGACAAAAATGTTTGAAAAACAGTGGAAAAACGTGACACAAAGAAAAAActtattaaaatttcaaaaaaatctcCCCATAATGTTTAAATAAACGAAAAAACTACACAACGATCTCTCAATTTAGTGCTATCTGGAGAGCCCCTTTGTTACTTTTATAAACACATACATACAAGGAGGTAACAAAAGAGAGAAAAGTAACTCTAGGTTCCTACCTTCTCCAGCGACAATCGGGCAGGAGGTGGGCAGAGCGGTCGGCGGCAAGATCGTCACTGGCCgcgggtggtggtggaggccggTAGGGCGGAGAAGGATTCGCTTTAGGGATTTAGGGTTTCCAGGTTAGGTTTTGGGTTTGGGGATTTTCATGGTTGGCGGATTTAGAAGAATGACTAGAGAGGCTGCTGGACTGATGGTGTGGTGGTTTGTGGGCGGTGATGCTGGCAGTGATGGTGCCGCGGGGGCGGATGGTGGGGGAGGCTAGttgggcggtgccggcgggggggggggggggggggctattgGGTAGAGGCGAACTAGGTGGCTaggtgggggaggggaggggaaaggggagAAGAGGGCGATCCTTGCTGGCATCGGAGGGGACACCGACAAGGTGGGAGCTGACGGCGGGGCAGGGGCAACCAATCAAATTTGGCCGGAGGGGAAGTggaagggggagagagaggcggTGCTCACTGACGTTGGAGGTGACGCCGGCGAGAGGGAGGTTCGGTGCGGGGTGGGAGGACGGAAGGAGTCGACGGCAGACGGCAGGCGGCAGAAGAACagggcgggaggaagaagatctATCATTTTTTTTAGGATAATGGGgaggtggatggatggataagaCATGGGAGGGGGGCTCTCGCCCTATGCTTTTATTTTTGAACCGAAAATAGGGAGGGAGACCCCGCTGTAGAATTTTTTATTATTAAAAGACGGGTTAGAGAGTTACTTACAAAGACAGTGAGAACTAAACTACCAGAGAAAAAAAACTATACACCAACTGTAAGCATGACTAAAGGAAAAAAGACTATCTATATCAAAGAAGAGGTAATAACTAATCTGTTAGGCTGATTAGAAAACCAAGTTAGGAAGGTTGTTTTCATAGAGTCTTTCATTCTGTGAGCTTGAACCACGCATTTGGCCTTAAAATTCTTTTTCCAACTTATAACACTTGCTGGGCATATCTTTCAAATACCAAGCCATTCCTTTGCTTCCAGATATGCCAGGGTGCAATGATGAAGACTTCCATGAAGAACCATGCTTATCGGGAGAGCTCCCTCCGTGTAGAAGTCTTCTAAATAAAATGAACTACTAATGCTAATCCCATGCTGTCTTCTAAATAAAATGAACTACTAATGCTAATCCCATGCTTTATACCATGTTGTTATTGAAAATTGCCATATAACTATAAGAACCAACTGTGATATCCAATGCTTTAAAACTAACTGTGATAATAATAACTGTAGCTTCTATCATCGCACAGCCGTTGTTAAGTTGATATCATAATGCTTTAGTTAGAACTAACAGTGTATTAGTTTCTGTGCTAGCTTATGCTTAGCATGGAGAACAAGAAAAATAGGATAAGATACTTGGATTTGGTATGAACGGGTTACGGGCCCAATTTAATTGGATTGCCACATGTCGTTCAAGGTTGCCCTAAAGAAGACGCCAGAggatttcatttcaaaaaaaaaaaaagaacacgcTAGAGGCAGAGTGATCGTGAGAGTCAAGTCAGCTAGTCACTCAGTCAGCACGGCAAATCTCTGTCCAGGATGACCTAACGGTCCTGGTAGGGAAGACAAATGGCTGGCCCAGCTGGTCTTGTCTCTTAACCGAGGTTAGTTGTCAAGAGAAAAGTGGGAACAAACGGTGAATGATAGTCCGGCCTCTTTTATGACGTCTGTGGCCACTGGCTCTGTGCCATTGTCATGCTATTAGAAATAAAAACTCCATTGACAAGTATGACCGTCGGATTTTTTCCCCCCATTATTTACCTCCTCCTGCCTCCATTCTTAAATATATGATGACACTGTTGATCAACAATATTTGtttaataaattagttaaataaAGAAATAAGTACCACTATGTCTATCAAACGTATTGTAGATTCAATTTATATAATTATTTCTTTCCatggattttttttagaaaagacgAATAGtgaaatgattgaaaaaaaagtTAATAGTATCATATATTTATGAATAGAGGTAGTGTATACTATTACTATGTAGTACACTATGGCTCTGGGCCATGTTGTGATTAATGTTTCACAGtggtaaaaatatttttaagaaTGTAAAGGTGCAAATAACTTTCAACCAACATATTAGATCGTTCGAGGGTCTACCTCATTCAGATACACTCAAAAACTCCGTATATCACTAATCACTTAATGACGAAGATATGCACCGTTTATTATTAGTTCGTCATTCTATTTTACAAAATGACACCCTCACCCATTTGAGCCAAAGGAATGCTTAGAAATGAACAGAAAATCTTGAACTTTTTATTGCCGTGCTATAGATGCTATTGCTCAGTTCAACACAAATATCTTGCATCGCCGTCGTCTGATGTGCTTTCTGCAGACTGGTCTGTGGTTCTCTTGGTAAGTTGATATGCTTGCGCCCCGATGCAGACGGGAGTGATTGCCTTAACCATTTCTTTGTGGCCTCATCAAAGTTAGTTGCACTTAGCAGCAAGTACATACCCTGCCTCTTCTTCCCCGTCTTTTCAAGCAAGAATGCAAGAGCGCCCGTTGTGCACCACCATGCCCTACCTACACATCTTCATAGCACTACTGCTCTCCCTAACCATCCCTACAATTTCTGCTACGAGGGATACTATCTCAGCTGGCCAAGCACTCACCATTGGTGACAAGCTTGTCTCCAAAAACAGAAGGTACGCACTTGGATTCTTCGAAGTGGATAGCAATTGGTACCTTGGCATATGGTTCAACAGAGTCCCCAAGTTTACTCAAGCATGGGTAGCAAATAGGGATGACCCGATCGAAAACCCCACCTCGTTGCAGCTTATTATCTCCCATGATGACAACCTTGTAATCACACACCGCTCTACTGACTGCATTATCTGGTCCACCCAAACTAAAATAACAAGAAACAATAGCACTGCTCTTCTCCTGAATATTGGGAACTTCATCCTAAGGAATGCCTCGAACTCGTCGGACATTTTGTGGCAAAGTTTTGACTACCCAACAGATACAT containing:
- the LOC120666677 gene encoding adenine DNA glycosylase-like, with product MAKNPKAADSRRGRPPTRRSQPRRAKAAPVASSSAGDIEDMAPAVPGASAVLRAQLLRWYDAHRRELPWRRASGGEEERAYAVWVSEVMLQQTRVPVVVGYYERWMARWPTVRSLAAATQEEVNEMWAGLGYYRRARFLLEGAKQIVEKGEFPRTASALRDVRGIGDYTAGAIASIAFNEVVPVVDGNVVRVISRLYAITDNPKESSTVKRFWELAGQLVDPSRPGDFNQAMMELGATLCSKSKPGCSGCPVSSHCQALALSLENPSVQVTDFPRVVPKAKPRSDFAAVCVVQIAQGLEEEVTDAKGNDNLFLLIKRPEEGLLAGLWEFPLLLVDEAKTDLLNRRKAMDKYLNKLLSINVRQKSDVILREDVGEHVHIFSHIRLTMYVELMIINLKDGVDRQCQKEDDSTKLKFINESSMESMGLTSGIRKVYNMVKAFKEKSLYVSEKGQVPTRKRSRRLKQ